Genomic DNA from Sporichthya brevicatena:
CGAGATGCCGCCGTAGCTGATACCGGTCTGGCCGACCTTGCCGCTGCTCCAGGGCTGGGTGCCGGCCCACTCGATCAGGTCGTAGTTGTCCTGCTGCTCCTGGGCCTCGAACGGGCGCCAGGTGCCGGGCGTGCCACCCGAGCCGCGCGGCGAGCACGAGAGCGCGACGTACCCGCGCTCGGCGTAGTACTCGGCCATCTGCAGGACCGGCTGCAGGACCCGGTAGGCGAAGAAGTTGACGACGAGCACCGGACGCTGGTCGGACAGCGGCAGGCCCCCGACCGCGGGGCGCGTCAGCGTGCAGCGCATCTGCGTGAAGTCGCGCATCGGGACGCGGATCTCGGTGCTGATCGTCTGGTAGTCCGGCAGGCGGTCGTAGCCGAGCCAGACCGGGACCGGACCCGAGACCGCCGGCGCGTTCGCGGCGGCGTCGGCGGCCGGGGAGGACACCAGGGCGGACCCCGCCACCAGCGCCAGGGCGCACGCCGCGCCCAGCATCCGACCCATTCGAGGCATGCGTCCTCCGCCGTCCCAATCGTCTGACTTGCCGGTGCAGGCTACCTAGGTCCGCTGTGTCCCCCTCGACAAATCGGCCGAACAGGGCGTTCTCGTTACTCTTCCCGGGTCATGGCGGCCCCGGATAGCGTCGCGACGTTGCCGTCGTCCCGACCCGGAAAGGCACGTCCTGCCATGGCCATCAAGATCAACGTCCAGTACGGGCACCCCACCGACCCGGACGCGTTCGAGAAGTACTACGCCGAGACCCACCTCCCCCTGGCTGCTCAGATGACCGGCGTCAGCCGCATGGAGCTGTGCAAGGTCGTCGGCACCCCCGACGGGTCCCCCTCGGACGTCTACCGCAC
This window encodes:
- a CDS encoding EthD family reductase → MAIKINVQYGHPTDPDAFEKYYAETHLPLAAQMTGVSRMELCKVVGTPDGSPSDVYRTAELWWDSPEDMQKTMGSPEGQATVADLANFATGGVNVFISTVD